A portion of the Parasedimentitalea marina genome contains these proteins:
- a CDS encoding Hint domain-containing protein: MVAASELTYQTNASAMDMADAIFGDGVTVVSADYTGDSRSSAIYSDGDSIAPGATPGDTGVILSTGRANQYTNSSGQANQDTNQSRNTSGENNNSDFNNAAGTNTYDASYLDVTFIPDASVMTMQFIFSSEEYPEFQNSVYQDFVGVWINGVQVDMAVGNGDADPGNLNSTNNENLFLDNSGDAYNTEMDGLTVTMTLTMTVIPGVENTIRIGIADVSDSSYDSNLLIAGDSIQVDLVALEDSTNLYPNGSKTIDVLANDINNSGGTLTITHVNGVAVSAGSVVTLNTGQTVLLNADGTLTLTGDGDTENFNFTYTASDGTNSDTGFVNVSSIPCFVAGSRIRTPYGEFPVEDLQPGDLVETRDDGAQPIRWIGARLVEAEGDFAPIHIRKGTFGSHEDLLVSPQHRVLVRDSLAELLFGEAEVLVAAKDLLNDRSVTRRPGGEVTYVHLMFDRHQVIFSEGLETESFLPGPQTTKLLEQPAVDEICALFPELDPATGEGYGSAARPTLKSYEARLLSATRAA, translated from the coding sequence ATGGTTGCAGCATCAGAACTTACTTATCAGACGAATGCCAGCGCCATGGATATGGCAGATGCGATTTTTGGTGACGGTGTCACGGTTGTTAGCGCCGATTACACTGGCGATAGCCGGTCTTCAGCGATTTATTCAGATGGTGACAGTATTGCGCCGGGCGCTACACCTGGTGACACCGGTGTCATATTATCTACCGGCCGAGCAAACCAATATACGAATTCATCTGGACAAGCGAACCAGGACACAAATCAATCTCGAAATACCAGCGGTGAAAACAACAATTCCGACTTCAACAATGCTGCCGGAACCAACACCTATGATGCCTCTTACCTGGACGTTACCTTTATCCCCGACGCGTCGGTAATGACGATGCAGTTCATCTTTTCCTCTGAAGAATACCCCGAGTTCCAAAATTCAGTTTATCAGGATTTTGTGGGTGTTTGGATCAACGGTGTGCAAGTCGACATGGCGGTCGGAAACGGTGATGCTGATCCTGGTAACCTGAACTCTACCAACAATGAAAATCTGTTCCTTGATAACTCTGGTGACGCCTATAACACTGAAATGGATGGGCTGACGGTCACCATGACGCTGACTATGACTGTCATTCCGGGGGTCGAAAACACCATTCGTATTGGTATCGCCGATGTGTCTGATAGCAGTTATGACAGCAATCTTTTGATCGCCGGAGATTCAATACAAGTTGATTTGGTCGCGCTGGAAGATTCTACAAATCTGTATCCAAACGGCAGCAAGACAATCGATGTTTTGGCCAATGACATTAATAACTCCGGCGGAACGCTGACCATTACACATGTGAATGGAGTCGCGGTTTCTGCTGGGTCTGTGGTGACGTTGAACACTGGTCAGACAGTTCTTCTGAACGCTGATGGCACACTGACATTGACGGGGGACGGCGACACTGAGAACTTTAACTTCACCTACACGGCGTCTGACGGGACCAATTCGGACACTGGTTTCGTCAACGTCAGCTCGATTCCATGTTTCGTTGCCGGATCACGGATCCGCACCCCCTACGGTGAGTTTCCGGTCGAAGACCTGCAACCAGGCGACTTGGTTGAAACCCGCGACGATGGTGCTCAACCAATTCGCTGGATTGGTGCCCGGCTGGTCGAGGCAGAGGGGGATTTTGCCCCCATTCACATCCGCAAGGGAACTTTTGGATCGCACGAAGACCTGTTGGTGTCGCCTCAGCACCGGGTTCTTGTACGCGACAGCCTGGCCGAATTGCTGTTTGGGGAAGCCGAAGTGCTGGTGGCTGCCAAGGATTTGCTAAACGATCGCTCGGTGACCCGTCGCCCCGGCGGTGAAGTGACCTATGTGCATTTGATGTTTGATCGCCATCAGGTGATCTTTTCTGAGGGGCTCGAAACTGAAAGCTTTCTGCCGGGTCCGCAGACTACAAAATTGCTAGAGCAGCCAGCTGTCGATGAAATTTGTGCATTATTCCCTGAATTGGACCCAGCCACGGGCGAGGGATACGGGTCCGCAGCCCGGCCAACGTTGAAATCTTACGAAGCCCGGCTGTTGTCGGCGACAAGGGCTGCTTGA
- a CDS encoding Hint domain-containing protein: protein MVELRLPNSQRPEPMVLFTQDGDWPVRLALRAVPGGGLNLVLEQSGTIEHRTLNPTESGRTDLLRLTYSWDAPRRWGRLALERVDGGLAQIVDLKNPRPWRLADLKAMLQPSPFRFVSSDVQYLALSDQIEPVGPMPSLAEHTPIATPQGYRSLATLQRGDLVLAGDGTTVPVLHVVRRSMPTLGSFHPIRLRAPYFGLQQDIDVAPSQRLVLSGSEVEYLFGQQSVLVPARHLLATHTALQPMIDQPVKTFMQLLLPDHAAPLAAGAVVESLFIGRLRRDKTRLAASLLAEFDRSSLPEHGRSKYPVLRSFDATVLAERRIA, encoded by the coding sequence GTGGTGGAATTGCGACTGCCAAACAGTCAGCGACCTGAGCCAATGGTGTTGTTTACGCAAGATGGGGACTGGCCTGTAAGGCTGGCCTTGCGGGCAGTTCCTGGCGGCGGTCTGAATCTGGTCCTGGAACAGTCAGGTACAATTGAGCACCGGACCTTGAACCCAACCGAATCTGGTCGAACAGACCTGTTACGCCTGACTTATTCATGGGATGCCCCCCGGCGATGGGGTCGGTTGGCGCTAGAGCGGGTAGATGGTGGTCTGGCGCAGATCGTCGACCTGAAAAACCCACGACCTTGGCGACTGGCTGACCTGAAGGCCATGCTACAGCCAAGTCCGTTTCGCTTCGTTTCCTCGGATGTGCAATATTTGGCGCTGTCTGATCAAATAGAGCCGGTCGGCCCAATGCCATCGTTGGCAGAGCATACGCCAATTGCAACGCCGCAGGGCTACCGGTCTTTGGCGACACTGCAACGCGGCGACCTGGTACTGGCGGGCGATGGCACCACGGTACCAGTCTTACATGTTGTAAGGCGATCTATGCCGACTCTGGGGTCGTTTCATCCAATTCGATTGCGGGCACCTTATTTTGGATTGCAACAAGACATTGACGTGGCGCCGTCGCAGCGGTTGGTGTTGTCAGGGTCAGAGGTAGAGTATTTGTTTGGCCAGCAATCAGTATTGGTGCCTGCGCGTCATCTTCTGGCCACTCATACAGCGCTCCAGCCCATGATCGATCAGCCGGTGAAGACCTTTATGCAATTGCTGTTACCCGATCATGCCGCGCCTCTGGCGGCTGGCGCCGTCGTGGAAAGTTTGTTTATAGGACGCCTGCGCCGGGACAAAACCCGGTTGGCTGCAAGCCTATTGGCGGAGTTCGACCGATCTAGCCTACCTGAACATGGCCGTTCAAAGTATCCTGTATTGCGTTCCTTTGATGCCACGGTCTTGGCGGAACGTCGGATTGCTTAA
- a CDS encoding transporter substrate-binding domain-containing protein: MLRTFASLIFLLVTWGQSLTAQTLSVATVTRPPFSLVENGRDSGFSIELLAALTERLGWEYEINRVDVFSDMLGVVRRGEVDLAIANISITAAREIEMDFSQPIFESGLQMMVKIEDMQAPSLLKAVLSWDLVVAIGIAFVLLVGGGMLMWVFERRAQPYFDRPLKEAWFPSFWWALNLVVNGGFEERVPRTPIGRMFGVTLVISSLFVVSVFVAKITAVMTVDAITGSVNSINDLYGKHVGTIKGSTAAGFLDRREIEYREYDGLSDMIADFEEGAIRIVVFDAPILSYYTAHDGARFGRTVGPVFLKENYGIIFPDGSDRVEDVNRTLLALREDGTYDAIYRRWFGARD; encoded by the coding sequence TTGTTGCGAACTTTTGCCTCCCTTATATTTCTGCTGGTGACATGGGGACAGTCTCTGACTGCACAGACCCTATCTGTTGCTACAGTTACCCGACCACCATTTTCACTTGTTGAAAATGGTCGCGATTCCGGGTTCTCAATCGAACTTTTGGCGGCTCTGACCGAGCGATTGGGATGGGAGTATGAGATCAACAGGGTTGATGTATTCTCTGACATGCTGGGCGTCGTGCGTCGTGGCGAGGTCGATTTGGCGATAGCCAATATTTCCATCACAGCTGCCCGTGAAATTGAAATGGACTTTAGTCAGCCGATTTTTGAAAGCGGTTTGCAGATGATGGTCAAGATCGAGGACATGCAGGCGCCGTCATTGTTGAAGGCGGTATTGTCTTGGGATCTGGTGGTGGCCATAGGCATCGCTTTTGTGCTGCTGGTTGGGGGTGGCATGTTGATGTGGGTGTTCGAGAGGCGTGCTCAGCCGTATTTCGACCGCCCATTGAAAGAAGCGTGGTTTCCCTCGTTCTGGTGGGCGTTGAACCTGGTGGTCAATGGTGGTTTTGAAGAACGGGTACCGCGCACGCCAATTGGGCGGATGTTTGGTGTGACCTTGGTGATTTCGTCGCTATTCGTGGTTTCAGTATTTGTAGCCAAGATCACTGCAGTCATGACTGTGGATGCGATCACCGGGTCAGTGAATTCAATCAATGATCTGTATGGCAAGCACGTCGGCACCATCAAGGGGTCAACGGCTGCTGGATTTCTTGACCGGCGCGAGATTGAGTATCGCGAGTATGATGGACTGTCTGATATGATCGCGGATTTTGAGGAAGGCGCTATTCGGATTGTCGTCTTTGATGCACCTATTCTGAGTTATTATACCGCCCACGATGGTGCCCGCTTTGGGCGCACTGTGGGGCCGGTTTTTCTCAAAGAAAATTACGGCATCATTTTTCCCGATGGCTCGGACCGGGTAGAAGACGTTAATCGCACCCTGCTGGCCCTGCGTGAAGATGGAACCTACGACGCGATTTACCGCCGTTGGTTTGGCGCACGCGACTAG
- a CDS encoding fumarylacetoacetate hydrolase family protein, with protein MTDFVITTPPTPAIPVAGGGAFPVRRVYCIGRNYAAHAVEMGHDPDREPPFFFQKNPNNLDASGEFPYPAQSEDVHHEAELLVALKSGGTNIKLEDALDHVWGYAPSLDMTRRDLQGQAKKMGRPWEIGKAFELSGPVGPLQSAADVGHLDAGLIELKVNGDVKQTGDMNQMIWKVPEMISYLSDYFELAAGDVIMAGTPSGVGPIQRGDEMVLTIQGLDELTVKVT; from the coding sequence ATGACTGATTTTGTGATAACAACTCCGCCAACACCGGCGATTCCAGTGGCCGGCGGCGGGGCATTCCCTGTTCGACGTGTTTATTGCATTGGTCGGAATTACGCCGCCCATGCGGTTGAAATGGGTCACGATCCAGACCGCGAGCCGCCATTCTTCTTTCAAAAGAACCCAAACAATCTGGATGCCAGCGGAGAGTTCCCCTACCCGGCCCAAAGCGAAGACGTCCATCACGAGGCTGAGCTGTTGGTTGCACTGAAGTCCGGCGGCACCAACATCAAACTTGAGGATGCGCTTGATCACGTTTGGGGATATGCGCCGTCGCTGGATATGACGCGGCGTGACCTTCAGGGACAGGCCAAGAAAATGGGCCGTCCTTGGGAAATTGGTAAAGCTTTCGAACTTTCGGGTCCCGTTGGTCCGCTGCAATCTGCCGCCGATGTTGGTCATTTGGACGCTGGGCTGATCGAACTGAAAGTAAACGGTGACGTCAAACAGACTGGCGACATGAATCAGATGATCTGGAAAGTTCCAGAAATGATCTCTTACTTGTCCGACTACTTTGAGCTTGCCGCCGGTGACGTCATCATGGCGGGTACACCGTCTGGAGTTGGCCCCATTCAGCGCGGTGACGAAATGGTTCTGACAATTCAGGGCCTCGACGAATTGACGGTCAAGGTTACTTAA
- a CDS encoding FadR/GntR family transcriptional regulator, translating to MQNSGRTLNTSPSVERLRNFIAEGGYEAGSKLPAERELTESLSMTRTELRKALDTLEREGAVWRHVGKGTFVSDGSSAETEDALINLGRKLTPFRMMRARLVIEPAIAREAAVNASGDDLTLMQRAMKRARSATTWAEYEEQDDLLHHLIAQSSDNLLLVSMFQQLNQVRRAVAWGNVVRETTRPSPEHISFDEHEAIVTAIANRDSEAAYSAMRNHLRSVSDRLFEEA from the coding sequence TTGCAAAACTCAGGCCGAACACTAAACACATCACCGTCCGTCGAACGGTTGCGCAACTTTATTGCGGAGGGTGGTTATGAGGCCGGCAGTAAGCTTCCGGCAGAACGTGAGCTGACCGAGAGTCTTTCTATGACTCGAACTGAGTTGCGCAAAGCTCTTGATACGCTGGAACGCGAGGGAGCGGTATGGCGGCATGTGGGTAAAGGCACGTTTGTCTCTGATGGCAGTAGTGCGGAAACTGAAGATGCGCTGATTAATTTAGGTCGTAAATTGACGCCGTTCCGGATGATGCGCGCACGTTTGGTGATTGAGCCTGCAATTGCCCGGGAAGCTGCGGTAAACGCGTCCGGTGACGACCTCACGTTGATGCAGCGGGCCATGAAAAGAGCCCGATCGGCAACGACCTGGGCCGAGTACGAAGAACAAGATGACTTACTGCACCACTTGATTGCGCAAAGCAGTGACAATTTGCTGCTTGTATCGATGTTTCAACAACTTAATCAAGTTCGCCGCGCGGTGGCCTGGGGCAATGTTGTTCGCGAAACAACGCGTCCGTCACCAGAGCACATTAGTTTTGATGAACACGAGGCGATCGTAACCGCGATTGCGAACCGTGATTCTGAGGCTGCCTATAGCGCCATGCGCAATCACCTGCGTTCGGTCTCGGATCGTCTGTTTGAGGAGGCATAA
- a CDS encoding ABC transporter substrate-binding protein, whose translation MKHFVQKMTQTALAVPLAIAMTFTAAQADTLKIALAETPSDELAAFFVALDRAKANGLDYEWTAFSDEELAVQAILSGQMDIGFGTPYSAMQRSKAPIRIIFQLSKLKFFPVAVEEYTDLSQLDGQPIMLHSRGGGTDSIANVIEDRMSMSFGDRSYVPGSSNRVVAMLAGQADATILDLSNKNKIIAEAGDRFNVLPMFDVDASDEALFANLDWIKDNSEQVDILVEALVSVWQDMAEDPTVISRETNPDGPIGQLPAEILAELDGFYTEAVAGGLYDPNGGGRIAAKADLDWYAAAGQLDGNPEEMNIEDFWYLAPLDAAMK comes from the coding sequence ATGAAACATTTTGTACAGAAGATGACGCAGACGGCACTGGCGGTGCCGCTGGCGATCGCCATGACGTTTACTGCGGCTCAAGCGGACACGCTGAAGATCGCACTGGCCGAAACACCATCAGACGAGTTGGCCGCCTTCTTTGTCGCGCTTGATCGGGCTAAAGCCAACGGTCTTGATTATGAATGGACAGCATTTTCTGACGAAGAACTTGCAGTTCAGGCGATCTTAAGCGGTCAAATGGACATCGGCTTTGGTACTCCGTACTCAGCCATGCAGCGGTCAAAAGCCCCGATCCGGATCATTTTCCAGCTCTCCAAGCTGAAGTTCTTTCCTGTTGCAGTCGAGGAATACACCGACCTGTCGCAGTTGGACGGACAGCCAATTATGCTGCATTCGCGCGGCGGCGGAACCGATTCAATTGCCAACGTGATTGAGGATCGGATGAGCATGTCTTTTGGTGATCGTTCGTATGTACCAGGGTCGTCGAACCGGGTTGTTGCCATGTTGGCAGGTCAAGCTGACGCCACGATTTTGGACCTGTCCAACAAGAATAAAATCATCGCCGAAGCGGGCGATCGGTTTAACGTGCTGCCAATGTTCGACGTGGACGCCAGTGACGAGGCGCTGTTCGCCAATCTGGACTGGATTAAGGACAACAGCGAACAGGTCGATATCCTTGTCGAAGCGCTGGTAAGCGTTTGGCAGGACATGGCTGAAGACCCAACCGTCATCAGTCGTGAAACCAACCCGGATGGGCCAATTGGCCAGCTTCCTGCTGAGATCCTCGCTGAACTTGATGGGTTCTACACCGAAGCGGTTGCTGGTGGACTGTATGATCCCAACGGTGGCGGTCGCATCGCTGCCAAGGCAGATCTTGATTGGTATGCAGCAGCGGGCCAATTGGACGGAAACCCAGAGGAAATGAACATCGAGGATTTCTGGTATCTTGCTCCGCTTGATGCCGCGATGAAGTAA
- a CDS encoding ABC transporter permease, which translates to MKYRSLYIKVISALLVFGAWEIAGRIPISYAFPTFFESMSALARMTFDGSIFVAYSETLKPLVIGVAISTVLGIGLGLWIGLSERFEWLFSPIFIVMQAAPLAALIPLLVMAYGIGLTSKVFVVCIMAMPVIVLSTSSAVRNTPSSMQQMATSFLAKDHHILLKIIIPAASPVIFSGLRLGVSAGFIGAILSELKITPTGVGDIISYSRSIADYPSMYAAIFSIILLAVLFLNLLEKIENLLFKGNDRGYVTD; encoded by the coding sequence ATGAAATATCGATCCCTCTATATCAAAGTGATCTCAGCGCTCCTGGTTTTCGGAGCCTGGGAAATCGCGGGACGCATTCCGATCAGTTATGCATTCCCAACCTTCTTCGAATCTATGTCCGCATTGGCGCGGATGACTTTCGACGGCAGTATCTTTGTTGCCTATTCTGAAACTCTAAAACCACTGGTTATCGGTGTGGCCATTTCAACTGTGCTTGGCATCGGGCTGGGTCTTTGGATTGGACTAAGCGAACGGTTCGAATGGCTTTTCTCGCCAATCTTTATCGTGATGCAGGCAGCACCTCTGGCAGCGCTTATTCCGCTGCTTGTGATGGCATACGGAATTGGGCTGACATCGAAAGTCTTTGTGGTCTGTATCATGGCTATGCCGGTGATCGTATTGAGCACCAGCAGTGCCGTGCGCAACACGCCAAGCTCAATGCAGCAAATGGCGACGTCGTTCTTGGCCAAAGATCATCATATCTTGCTTAAGATCATCATTCCGGCGGCCTCTCCGGTTATCTTTTCCGGGCTTCGCCTGGGGGTGTCGGCTGGCTTCATTGGCGCAATCCTGTCCGAGCTGAAGATCACACCAACCGGTGTCGGAGACATCATAAGCTATAGCCGCTCAATTGCTGACTACCCGAGCATGTATGCAGCTATTTTCTCGATTATCTTGTTGGCAGTTCTCTTCCTGAACCTGCTCGAGAAAATCGAAAACCTACTCTTTAAAGGAAATGATCGTGGATATGTCACAGACTAA
- a CDS encoding ABC transporter ATP-binding protein, whose amino-acid sequence MSQTNSDFAGVQQPEQDIAVSVRGVSKNYGAVEALKDMSLEFPRGQLTSLLGPSGCGKTTLLKIIGGLLKPDSGEIVVNGKPVVGPGPNRAFVFQDFALLPWANVLRNVAFGLELRGVAKSEREDKAAKYIKDVGLAGFEQAYPHELSGGMRQRVGLARALSVDSKVLLLDEPFSAVDEQTRRKFQEDLLSLVANENKTFIFVTHSIEEAVYVSDQIAILLPRPSRVSEIIRPSSFRLKGAENIRRDPEYLDIVDEIWASLRNYVE is encoded by the coding sequence ATGTCACAGACTAATAGTGATTTTGCGGGTGTTCAGCAACCTGAACAGGACATCGCCGTTTCCGTGAGGGGCGTCTCGAAGAACTATGGTGCGGTCGAAGCGCTAAAGGACATGTCGCTGGAATTTCCGCGTGGTCAGCTGACCTCGTTGCTTGGACCTTCGGGTTGCGGGAAAACGACCCTGCTAAAGATCATTGGCGGGTTGCTAAAACCAGACTCCGGCGAGATTGTCGTCAACGGAAAACCCGTCGTTGGTCCCGGCCCTAACCGCGCCTTTGTTTTTCAGGACTTTGCTCTTTTGCCCTGGGCCAACGTGCTGCGAAATGTGGCCTTCGGGCTGGAATTGCGCGGTGTCGCAAAATCAGAGCGCGAAGACAAAGCGGCCAAATATATCAAGGATGTGGGCCTTGCAGGATTTGAGCAGGCGTATCCGCATGAACTTTCAGGCGGAATGCGGCAGCGCGTTGGCTTGGCACGCGCCCTGTCCGTTGACTCCAAAGTCCTGCTACTGGACGAGCCGTTTTCGGCAGTTGACGAACAGACACGGCGCAAGTTCCAAGAGGATCTTCTGTCTCTGGTTGCCAATGAGAACAAGACCTTCATTTTCGTCACCCACTCGATTGAAGAGGCGGTTTATGTTTCTGATCAGATCGCAATCCTGCTGCCGCGGCCTAGTCGGGTCTCCGAGATTATTCGGCCATCAAGCTTTCGCTTGAAAGGGGCCGAAAACATCCGGCGAGACCCGGAGTACCTGGATATCGTTGATGAAATTTGGGCGTCACTACGCAACTACGTCGAATAG
- a CDS encoding ABC transporter permease, protein MWIRGYKLPAMSSLLVWGLLWEVVGQLGMTFFIPPLSDVFVTLFEIIGTPAFLKALSETAQAFCAGVFFSVAIGIPVGILMGRSRLLDELLLPWVNIFVSAPLTALVPVLMVLFGFGMKSIIITTTLFGIWIIILNTRAGVRQINRSLVEMATSFGASPMDAFLKVYFWAALPEILGGVRIGVIRAVKGVIIGQLLISIVGFGALFELYASNFLMSHFWAVLIVLFTLAFSISEFLGYLEKKVAYYAASR, encoded by the coding sequence ATGTGGATTCGAGGATACAAACTACCAGCGATGTCGTCGCTTTTGGTCTGGGGGCTCCTTTGGGAAGTCGTCGGCCAATTGGGAATGACATTTTTCATACCACCACTGTCAGATGTCTTTGTCACCCTGTTCGAAATCATCGGAACGCCGGCTTTTTTGAAAGCGCTGAGTGAAACCGCTCAGGCCTTTTGTGCCGGGGTTTTCTTCTCTGTTGCGATCGGCATTCCGGTGGGCATTTTGATGGGGCGCAGCCGGTTGCTGGATGAGTTGCTACTACCGTGGGTGAACATCTTTGTGAGTGCACCACTGACGGCGTTGGTTCCAGTGCTAATGGTTCTTTTCGGCTTCGGCATGAAATCTATTATCATCACGACCACACTGTTCGGTATCTGGATTATCATCTTGAATACCCGCGCTGGAGTGCGTCAGATCAACCGGTCTCTGGTGGAAATGGCCACCAGCTTTGGTGCGTCGCCGATGGATGCCTTCTTGAAAGTTTATTTCTGGGCAGCGTTGCCGGAAATTCTGGGCGGTGTCCGGATCGGTGTCATCCGAGCCGTGAAGGGGGTTATCATCGGGCAACTTCTGATCTCAATCGTAGGATTTGGTGCATTGTTTGAACTCTACGCTTCAAACTTCCTGATGAGCCACTTCTGGGCGGTGTTGATAGTCCTGTTTACACTGGCTTTTTCGATCTCAGAATTCTTGGGATACCTGGAAAAAAAGGTGGCTTACTATGCCGCCAGCCGCTGA
- a CDS encoding acyl--CoA ligase — MSATLQTLLALHDTALPAIGAPGQEWLSYGGLRALGTEVRAQLRRAGVGVNDRVAIVLPNGPEMATAFVTIAQAAVTAPLNPAYRLEEYEFYLSDLKAKALVVGQGDDNPAVEAARKIGMTILRLHADTAGPAGTFELTAEGPTVETAGDAMPDADSTALILHTSGTTSRPKIVPLLQSNLVASAQNIRDSLALSQTDRCMNVMPLFHIHGLVAAVSASLAAGGSVWCAPGFDALKFFGWMKQATPTWYSAVPTMHQAILTRAARNADVIAETPLRFLRSSSASLPAQVMVALAETFDAPVIEAYGMTEATHQMTSNPLVRGTQVPGSVGIAAGPMVQIAHEVENALLDGTGEVVISGANVTLGYESNPEANEKNFFDVDGTRWFRTGDQGAIDAGGFLHLTGRLKEIINRGGEKISPLEVDGVLLDHPAIAQVVTFAIPHPKLGEEVAAAVVLRDGQDATDQEIRTFAATRIADFKVPRKVIILDEIPKGATGKMQRIGLAEKLGLAPAE; from the coding sequence ATGTCTGCGACTTTGCAAACACTTCTTGCACTTCACGATACTGCGCTTCCGGCGATTGGGGCTCCTGGCCAGGAATGGCTTTCTTACGGGGGCTTACGGGCCCTTGGCACTGAAGTTAGGGCACAGCTGCGGCGCGCTGGCGTTGGCGTTAACGACAGGGTCGCCATTGTTCTTCCCAATGGGCCAGAAATGGCGACTGCATTTGTGACCATTGCCCAGGCGGCGGTCACGGCTCCGCTTAATCCGGCTTATCGATTAGAAGAATACGAATTCTATCTTTCTGACCTGAAGGCCAAAGCACTGGTTGTTGGGCAGGGCGACGACAACCCAGCGGTAGAGGCGGCACGCAAGATCGGAATGACGATCCTGCGATTGCATGCTGACACGGCTGGACCTGCCGGGACATTCGAATTGACGGCAGAGGGCCCAACGGTTGAGACTGCGGGCGACGCGATGCCAGATGCCGATAGCACCGCACTGATCTTGCACACTTCTGGCACAACATCGCGGCCCAAGATCGTTCCATTGCTCCAGTCTAACCTGGTGGCATCTGCCCAGAATATTCGTGACTCTCTGGCCTTGTCCCAGACGGACCGTTGTATGAACGTGATGCCACTGTTTCACATCCACGGATTAGTTGCGGCTGTTTCGGCCTCACTGGCGGCAGGTGGGTCCGTCTGGTGCGCGCCCGGGTTTGATGCCCTGAAGTTCTTTGGCTGGATGAAGCAGGCGACGCCCACATGGTATTCGGCCGTTCCAACCATGCATCAGGCGATCCTGACCCGCGCGGCCCGCAATGCGGATGTGATCGCCGAGACGCCGCTGCGGTTCCTGCGATCCTCGTCGGCGTCCCTGCCTGCCCAAGTGATGGTCGCCTTGGCCGAAACTTTTGATGCCCCGGTGATCGAGGCCTACGGGATGACAGAGGCGACCCATCAGATGACCAGCAACCCGCTTGTACGCGGAACACAGGTGCCGGGATCGGTTGGCATCGCTGCCGGCCCAATGGTGCAGATTGCCCACGAAGTTGAAAATGCTTTGCTGGATGGCACTGGCGAGGTGGTCATTTCTGGGGCCAACGTGACGCTTGGATATGAAAGCAATCCAGAGGCCAACGAGAAGAATTTCTTTGACGTGGATGGCACCCGGTGGTTCCGGACTGGCGACCAGGGCGCAATTGATGCCGGTGGCTTCCTGCATCTGACGGGGCGGTTGAAGGAAATTATCAACAGGGGCGGTGAGAAAATCAGCCCACTGGAAGTGGACGGTGTCTTGCTGGACCATCCGGCCATCGCGCAGGTTGTGACCTTTGCGATCCCGCACCCAAAATTGGGTGAGGAAGTTGCCGCCGCGGTTGTGTTGCGCGATGGTCAGGATGCCACAGATCAAGAGATCCGGACATTTGCGGCTACGCGAATTGCGGACTTTAAGGTCCCTCGCAAGGTCATCATTCTGGACGAGATTCCAAAAGGCGCGACGGGTAAGATGCAACGGATCGGGCTTGCTGAAAAGCTGGGCCTGGCACCAGCTGAATAA